In a single window of the Maniola jurtina chromosome 4, ilManJurt1.1, whole genome shotgun sequence genome:
- the LOC123864550 gene encoding zinc finger protein 91-like isoform X1 — MLYNIVRRVEFRPSCKMSEDIDIEEHDLLQNPIIQRIFPDLSVLKQEIMDFDEGFPEKETNSKETDKNILINKLQITDHVNIISGTTESHFASSFHRKIILGSKPSKGTKNLTPLSNLKVTLQNIRPYLIRTKRFCDKCLILFPNNVSLSHHKASAHTILECNTKEDYPLHPEHEKSYKCSLCQGEYSSKCSLRRHERNIHNIDQRCNKHTTTQITQDEAVAKTFDLQTNYVFREACFHCDELFPNQQDLIDHLYTILYTKKARIPAENMEGREITQVERSINKTNEILQKNVIVSSDLGMENKKRVSESKSIYSCPICSYYFNEEMFCKSHAMIKHKALKNMQIDKSSFNPVCKFCDLKLDDILSYNTHLRKSHKIEMLKPVNSNNTPLTEGSIVNFNPKHEHLTTLVQNSMSLHHEKPIYNDIQILASKIILFKCSECNINFLTYDAAFEHLEHLRFKINWECRSCHRLFKDKDAKIHQKQHQYSEYFVIIKVLAEVQPTILYKCPMCAVHYSKEKISDHCGICESERSRSFDSSYCKFCDILIESSIKTSHDNDHNLRNLTPSDIKIINLESSFIKNSDKNHNENSLDGLYKVKKPFLPVSIKIDPVNSANTKVDSKCEDATRIAKFGISAKKQLSYNFCNVCKCNISRVFKKDVHLKSLCVNILKYICKFCGLMFSNKSIISHKKWHQQYKTLKLQDITFYSMQTNKVIKPLIPEFPKCELCEKHFISKAEVKGHLCDINDYLICSVCKTKFSESAYKLHMPFHSYKLKNKSHELVHKTKTCKKRNEVHKSISNIDEAIPIIYTCKNCNVSLSTYDDVIEHCHLHTNLNKVDLNGVECAICQLKFDNSSFNKHGEWHKNFENVKFTRFNFDVSYFGSSKWLKHIFKSLSKDEVNKLIKDSIYKYETRIKMQVIQEGPSNLTMYKCEKCDCIIGSNSIYSHIVTCCPNSEMSDCTFCDLSFACSVTRNNHEKIHVTPDITVKSYRIVMFNRQQDHNINYNISNFKKCYVVYECRFCHVLVENYDYVYHVCYRSDSKKCHFCGLLLCAENLDDHILKHKLIPSFNENKIKVVLLGNKTEENNILQRHNNILLPTFNGIVCDYTFHKCIDCEVCIRDARNTVHHSCLIDAAKSQCTKCDLIFDEGKLKGHLKLHDTDPDFTKETIQVKPFTNRKPSKNVDKPKKFLAIEVQKNGKNSNENIKHITNVNPKITKLYKCSCGVHYVQQSSLQEHMKKCSGKNKSKQNIQICFKCGLNFTSDGLFRHLLEHHGDKNVVFKFEIVENLKDG; from the exons ATGTTGTATAATATTGTTAGGCGTGTAGAGTTTAGACCAAG CTGCAAAATGTCTGAAGACATTGATATAGAGGAACATGACCTCTTACAAAATCCAATAATACAACGAATATTTCCAGATTTATCTGTTCTAAAACAAGAAATTATGGATTTTGATGAAG GTTTCCCAGAAAAAGAAACAAATTCAAAGGaaactgataaaaatattttgattaataaaCTTCAGATTACTGATCATGTAAATATTATCTCAGGTACAACAGAGTCACACTTTGCCTCTTCTTTTCATAGAAAAATTATTCTTGGATCAAAACCAAGCAAAGGAACAAAGAATTTGACACCACTATCTAACCTGAAAGTTACGTTACAAAATATAAGACCTTATCTAATAAGAACAAAGAGATTTTGTGATAAATGTTTAATACTGTTTCCGAATAATGTGTCTCTAAGTCATCATAAAGCAAGTGCTCATACAATTTTGGAGTGTAACACTAAAGAAGATTATCCTTTACACCCTGAGCACGAAAAAAGTTACAAGTGTAGCCTTTGTCAGGGAGAGTATAGTTCTAAATGTAGTCTAAGAAGACATGAAAGGAATATTCATAACATAGATCAAAGATGCAATAAACATACTACAACGCAGATTACACAAGATGAAGCTGTGGCCAAAACATTTGATCTTCAAACAAACTATGTCTTTCGTGAAGCTTGCTTTCACTGTGATGAGCTGTTTCCAAATCAACAAGATCTTATTGATCATTTGTATACTATTCTTTATACTAAGAAAGCGCGGATTCCGGCAGAAAATATGGAAGGGAGAGAAATAACACAAGTAGAAagatcaataaataaaacaaatgaaatattgcaaaaaaatgtaattgTGAGTTCAGATTTAGGGatggaaaataaaaaaagagtaaGTGAATCGAAAAGCATCTATAGTTGTCCGATTTGCTCTTACTATTTCAATGAAGAAATGTTTTGTAAAAGCCATGCTATGATTAAGCATAAAGCATTGAAAAACATGCAAATTGACAAGTCATCGTTTAATCCCGTGTGtaagttttgtgatttaaaactTGATGATATATTGTCATATAATACCCATTTGCGGAAAAGccataaaattgaaatgctaaAACCAGTCAACAGTAATAATACGCCTTTAACTGAAGGTAGCATTGTAAATTTTAATCCTAAACATGAACATTTAACTACATTAGTACAAAATTCTATGAGCCTACATCATGAGAAGCCAATTTATAATGATATTCAAATTTTAGCTtcaaaaattatactttttaaatGTTCAGAatgcaatattaattttttgactTATGATGCTGCTTTCGAACATTTAGAACATTtaaggtttaaaataaattgggaaTGTAGGAGTTGTCACCGactttttaaagataaagaTGCGAAGATTCATCAAAAACAACATCAGTATTCCGAATATTTTGTAATCATAAAGGTTCTTGCAGAAGTTCAGCCGACAATTTTGTATAAATGTCCCATGTGTGCTGTGCATTatagtaaagaaaaaatttcTGATCATTGCGGTATTTGTGAATCTGAACGATCTCGATCATTTGACTCATCATATTGTAAATTTTGCGACATTCTCATAGAATCTAGCATTAAAACAAGTCACGATAATGACCATAATTTAAGAAATTTGACTCCGTCTGatattaaaatcattaatttagaATCATCTTTTATAAAGAATAGTGACAAGAATCATAACGAAAATTCCCTGGATGGTTTATATAAAGTAAAAAAGCCTTTTTTACCAGTTTCCATAAAGATTGATCCAGTAAATTCTGCGAATACAAAAGTTGATAGCAAATGTGAAGATGCCACAAGGATAGCAAAATTTGGCATTTCTGCAAAAAAACAGCTAAGTTATAACTTTTGTAATGTGTGCAAATGCAACATAAGCAGAGTTTTTAAAAAAGATGTTCATCTCAAATCGctttgtgtaaatattttaaaatatatatgcAAGTTTTGTGGACTAATGTTTTCCAATAAGTCAATAATTTCGCACAAAAAGTGGCATCAACAGTACAAGACTTTAAAACTGCAAGACATAACATTCTACAGCATGCAGACTAACAAGGTAATCAAACCTCTGATACCAGAATTCCCTAAATGTGAATTATgtgaaaaacattttatttcaaaggCTGAGGTAAAAGGACATCTATGTGATATAAATGATTATCTCATATGTTCCGTCTGCAAAACTAAATTCTCGGAATCAGCTTATAAATTACACATGCCATTTCATagttataaattgaaaaataaaagtcATGAACTTGTTCATAAAACCAAAACTTGTAAAAAACGAAATGAAGTTCATAAAAGTATTTCAAACATAGATGAAGCGATACCAATTATTTATACATGTAAAAATTGTAATGTGTCTTTAAGCACATATGATGATGTAATAGAACATTGCCATTTACATACAAACCTCAACAAAGTGGATCTAAATGGTGTTGAATGTGCAATATGCCAGTTGAAATTTGATAACTCATCCTTTAATAAACATGGAGAATGgcataaaaattttgaaaatgtaaaatttacacgGTTTAATTTTGATGTATCGTATTTTGGATCTAGTAAGTGGTTAAAACATATCTTTAAATCACTATCTAAAGATGAAGTAAATAAACTAATTAAAGATTCAATATACAAATATGAAACTAGAATTAAAATGCAAGTTATACAAGAAGGTCCATCCAATCTAACGATGTACAAATGTGAAAAATGTGATTGTATTATAGGTTCTAATTCTATTTATAGTCATATAGTAACTTGCTGTCCAAATTCTGAAATGAGTGATTGTACTTTTTGTGATTTATCTTTTGCTTGCAGTGTAACTAGAAATAATCATGAAAAAATTCATGTGACACCTGACATAACCGTAAAATCCTATAGAATTGTTATGTTTAATCGGCAACAAgatcataatataaattataacatatcaaactttaaaaaatgcTATGTCGTCTACGAATGTAGATTCTGCCATGTACTTGTAGAAAATTACGACTATGTTTACCATGTATGTTACCGTAGTGATTCTAAAAAATGTCATTTTTGTGGTTTATTACTTTGCGCGGAAAACTTAGATGATCACATTTTGAAACATAAACTAATTCCgagttttaatgaaaataaaattaaagtagtCTTACTCGGTAACAAAACtgaggaaaataatattttgcaaaGACACAATAATATATTGCTACCAACCTTTAATGGAATTGTGTGCGATTATACATTTCATAAATGTATTGATTGTGAAGTATGCATAAGGGATGCGCGGAATACGGTTCACCATTCTTGTCTTATTGATGCTGCAAAGTCTCAATGTACAAAATGTGATTTAATATTTGATGAAGGGAAACTAAAAGGACATTTAAAATTACATGACACAGACCCCGATTTCACTAAAGAAACGATACAAGTGAAACCTTTTACTAATCGCAAACCAAGTAAAAATGTCGACAAACCTAAAAAGTTTTTGGCTATTGAAGTACAAAAAAATGGCAAGAATAGCAATGAAAATATTAAGCATATTACAAATGTAAATCCTAAAATAACCAAATTATATAAATGTTCCTGTGGTGTACATTATGTGCAACAATCATCATTACAAGAACATATGAAAAAATGCTCTGGTAAGAATAAAAGTAAGCAAAATATTCAAATCTGTTTCAAATGTGGTCTTAATTTTACGTCAGATGGATTATTTAGACATTTACTCGAACATCATGGGGACAAAAATGttgtatttaaatttgaaatagTTGAAAATCTGAAGGATGGGTAA
- the LOC123864550 gene encoding zinc finger protein 91-like isoform X2 produces the protein MSEDIDIEEHDLLQNPIIQRIFPDLSVLKQEIMDFDEGFPEKETNSKETDKNILINKLQITDHVNIISGTTESHFASSFHRKIILGSKPSKGTKNLTPLSNLKVTLQNIRPYLIRTKRFCDKCLILFPNNVSLSHHKASAHTILECNTKEDYPLHPEHEKSYKCSLCQGEYSSKCSLRRHERNIHNIDQRCNKHTTTQITQDEAVAKTFDLQTNYVFREACFHCDELFPNQQDLIDHLYTILYTKKARIPAENMEGREITQVERSINKTNEILQKNVIVSSDLGMENKKRVSESKSIYSCPICSYYFNEEMFCKSHAMIKHKALKNMQIDKSSFNPVCKFCDLKLDDILSYNTHLRKSHKIEMLKPVNSNNTPLTEGSIVNFNPKHEHLTTLVQNSMSLHHEKPIYNDIQILASKIILFKCSECNINFLTYDAAFEHLEHLRFKINWECRSCHRLFKDKDAKIHQKQHQYSEYFVIIKVLAEVQPTILYKCPMCAVHYSKEKISDHCGICESERSRSFDSSYCKFCDILIESSIKTSHDNDHNLRNLTPSDIKIINLESSFIKNSDKNHNENSLDGLYKVKKPFLPVSIKIDPVNSANTKVDSKCEDATRIAKFGISAKKQLSYNFCNVCKCNISRVFKKDVHLKSLCVNILKYICKFCGLMFSNKSIISHKKWHQQYKTLKLQDITFYSMQTNKVIKPLIPEFPKCELCEKHFISKAEVKGHLCDINDYLICSVCKTKFSESAYKLHMPFHSYKLKNKSHELVHKTKTCKKRNEVHKSISNIDEAIPIIYTCKNCNVSLSTYDDVIEHCHLHTNLNKVDLNGVECAICQLKFDNSSFNKHGEWHKNFENVKFTRFNFDVSYFGSSKWLKHIFKSLSKDEVNKLIKDSIYKYETRIKMQVIQEGPSNLTMYKCEKCDCIIGSNSIYSHIVTCCPNSEMSDCTFCDLSFACSVTRNNHEKIHVTPDITVKSYRIVMFNRQQDHNINYNISNFKKCYVVYECRFCHVLVENYDYVYHVCYRSDSKKCHFCGLLLCAENLDDHILKHKLIPSFNENKIKVVLLGNKTEENNILQRHNNILLPTFNGIVCDYTFHKCIDCEVCIRDARNTVHHSCLIDAAKSQCTKCDLIFDEGKLKGHLKLHDTDPDFTKETIQVKPFTNRKPSKNVDKPKKFLAIEVQKNGKNSNENIKHITNVNPKITKLYKCSCGVHYVQQSSLQEHMKKCSGKNKSKQNIQICFKCGLNFTSDGLFRHLLEHHGDKNVVFKFEIVENLKDG, from the exons ATGTCTGAAGACATTGATATAGAGGAACATGACCTCTTACAAAATCCAATAATACAACGAATATTTCCAGATTTATCTGTTCTAAAACAAGAAATTATGGATTTTGATGAAG GTTTCCCAGAAAAAGAAACAAATTCAAAGGaaactgataaaaatattttgattaataaaCTTCAGATTACTGATCATGTAAATATTATCTCAGGTACAACAGAGTCACACTTTGCCTCTTCTTTTCATAGAAAAATTATTCTTGGATCAAAACCAAGCAAAGGAACAAAGAATTTGACACCACTATCTAACCTGAAAGTTACGTTACAAAATATAAGACCTTATCTAATAAGAACAAAGAGATTTTGTGATAAATGTTTAATACTGTTTCCGAATAATGTGTCTCTAAGTCATCATAAAGCAAGTGCTCATACAATTTTGGAGTGTAACACTAAAGAAGATTATCCTTTACACCCTGAGCACGAAAAAAGTTACAAGTGTAGCCTTTGTCAGGGAGAGTATAGTTCTAAATGTAGTCTAAGAAGACATGAAAGGAATATTCATAACATAGATCAAAGATGCAATAAACATACTACAACGCAGATTACACAAGATGAAGCTGTGGCCAAAACATTTGATCTTCAAACAAACTATGTCTTTCGTGAAGCTTGCTTTCACTGTGATGAGCTGTTTCCAAATCAACAAGATCTTATTGATCATTTGTATACTATTCTTTATACTAAGAAAGCGCGGATTCCGGCAGAAAATATGGAAGGGAGAGAAATAACACAAGTAGAAagatcaataaataaaacaaatgaaatattgcaaaaaaatgtaattgTGAGTTCAGATTTAGGGatggaaaataaaaaaagagtaaGTGAATCGAAAAGCATCTATAGTTGTCCGATTTGCTCTTACTATTTCAATGAAGAAATGTTTTGTAAAAGCCATGCTATGATTAAGCATAAAGCATTGAAAAACATGCAAATTGACAAGTCATCGTTTAATCCCGTGTGtaagttttgtgatttaaaactTGATGATATATTGTCATATAATACCCATTTGCGGAAAAGccataaaattgaaatgctaaAACCAGTCAACAGTAATAATACGCCTTTAACTGAAGGTAGCATTGTAAATTTTAATCCTAAACATGAACATTTAACTACATTAGTACAAAATTCTATGAGCCTACATCATGAGAAGCCAATTTATAATGATATTCAAATTTTAGCTtcaaaaattatactttttaaatGTTCAGAatgcaatattaattttttgactTATGATGCTGCTTTCGAACATTTAGAACATTtaaggtttaaaataaattgggaaTGTAGGAGTTGTCACCGactttttaaagataaagaTGCGAAGATTCATCAAAAACAACATCAGTATTCCGAATATTTTGTAATCATAAAGGTTCTTGCAGAAGTTCAGCCGACAATTTTGTATAAATGTCCCATGTGTGCTGTGCATTatagtaaagaaaaaatttcTGATCATTGCGGTATTTGTGAATCTGAACGATCTCGATCATTTGACTCATCATATTGTAAATTTTGCGACATTCTCATAGAATCTAGCATTAAAACAAGTCACGATAATGACCATAATTTAAGAAATTTGACTCCGTCTGatattaaaatcattaatttagaATCATCTTTTATAAAGAATAGTGACAAGAATCATAACGAAAATTCCCTGGATGGTTTATATAAAGTAAAAAAGCCTTTTTTACCAGTTTCCATAAAGATTGATCCAGTAAATTCTGCGAATACAAAAGTTGATAGCAAATGTGAAGATGCCACAAGGATAGCAAAATTTGGCATTTCTGCAAAAAAACAGCTAAGTTATAACTTTTGTAATGTGTGCAAATGCAACATAAGCAGAGTTTTTAAAAAAGATGTTCATCTCAAATCGctttgtgtaaatattttaaaatatatatgcAAGTTTTGTGGACTAATGTTTTCCAATAAGTCAATAATTTCGCACAAAAAGTGGCATCAACAGTACAAGACTTTAAAACTGCAAGACATAACATTCTACAGCATGCAGACTAACAAGGTAATCAAACCTCTGATACCAGAATTCCCTAAATGTGAATTATgtgaaaaacattttatttcaaaggCTGAGGTAAAAGGACATCTATGTGATATAAATGATTATCTCATATGTTCCGTCTGCAAAACTAAATTCTCGGAATCAGCTTATAAATTACACATGCCATTTCATagttataaattgaaaaataaaagtcATGAACTTGTTCATAAAACCAAAACTTGTAAAAAACGAAATGAAGTTCATAAAAGTATTTCAAACATAGATGAAGCGATACCAATTATTTATACATGTAAAAATTGTAATGTGTCTTTAAGCACATATGATGATGTAATAGAACATTGCCATTTACATACAAACCTCAACAAAGTGGATCTAAATGGTGTTGAATGTGCAATATGCCAGTTGAAATTTGATAACTCATCCTTTAATAAACATGGAGAATGgcataaaaattttgaaaatgtaaaatttacacgGTTTAATTTTGATGTATCGTATTTTGGATCTAGTAAGTGGTTAAAACATATCTTTAAATCACTATCTAAAGATGAAGTAAATAAACTAATTAAAGATTCAATATACAAATATGAAACTAGAATTAAAATGCAAGTTATACAAGAAGGTCCATCCAATCTAACGATGTACAAATGTGAAAAATGTGATTGTATTATAGGTTCTAATTCTATTTATAGTCATATAGTAACTTGCTGTCCAAATTCTGAAATGAGTGATTGTACTTTTTGTGATTTATCTTTTGCTTGCAGTGTAACTAGAAATAATCATGAAAAAATTCATGTGACACCTGACATAACCGTAAAATCCTATAGAATTGTTATGTTTAATCGGCAACAAgatcataatataaattataacatatcaaactttaaaaaatgcTATGTCGTCTACGAATGTAGATTCTGCCATGTACTTGTAGAAAATTACGACTATGTTTACCATGTATGTTACCGTAGTGATTCTAAAAAATGTCATTTTTGTGGTTTATTACTTTGCGCGGAAAACTTAGATGATCACATTTTGAAACATAAACTAATTCCgagttttaatgaaaataaaattaaagtagtCTTACTCGGTAACAAAACtgaggaaaataatattttgcaaaGACACAATAATATATTGCTACCAACCTTTAATGGAATTGTGTGCGATTATACATTTCATAAATGTATTGATTGTGAAGTATGCATAAGGGATGCGCGGAATACGGTTCACCATTCTTGTCTTATTGATGCTGCAAAGTCTCAATGTACAAAATGTGATTTAATATTTGATGAAGGGAAACTAAAAGGACATTTAAAATTACATGACACAGACCCCGATTTCACTAAAGAAACGATACAAGTGAAACCTTTTACTAATCGCAAACCAAGTAAAAATGTCGACAAACCTAAAAAGTTTTTGGCTATTGAAGTACAAAAAAATGGCAAGAATAGCAATGAAAATATTAAGCATATTACAAATGTAAATCCTAAAATAACCAAATTATATAAATGTTCCTGTGGTGTACATTATGTGCAACAATCATCATTACAAGAACATATGAAAAAATGCTCTGGTAAGAATAAAAGTAAGCAAAATATTCAAATCTGTTTCAAATGTGGTCTTAATTTTACGTCAGATGGATTATTTAGACATTTACTCGAACATCATGGGGACAAAAATGttgtatttaaatttgaaatagTTGAAAATCTGAAGGATGGGTAA